In one Chelmon rostratus isolate fCheRos1 chromosome 7, fCheRos1.pri, whole genome shotgun sequence genomic region, the following are encoded:
- the LOC121609161 gene encoding sodium- and chloride-dependent GABA transporter 2-like, translating into MTYIIILAWALLYLIFSFSAQLPWASCNNYWNTDNCLDFSSQNGTNEWINQTGSTSAATEFWERRVLAISGGIVEMGGIRWEVLLCLIAMWIICYFCIWKGVKSTGKVVYFTATFPYMMLLILLIRGLSLPGALQGVLYYLLPEPSRLTDPQVWMEAGAQIFFSYSVGVGSLIVLGSYNTHNNNCYKDCLWLCLLNSGTSVVAGFAVFSVLGFMANEQGVPITHVAESGPGLAFIAYPQAVAMMPVPQLWSICFFAMLILLGLDTQFVAMEVVMTSISDMFPTAMRKTGRRERLLLLFCLICFLSQLVMITEGGMYVFQLFDYYACNGACILFLCVFESLAIGWLFGAERLCGIIKDMTGVYANPFFKVCWLYLTPLVSLGSFICSLVWYQPLTFNRWYVYPSWAYVLGWVLALSSILLVPAWALYKLGTGTGNLRQRFRHLSQPDLHCSPT; encoded by the exons ATGACCTACATCATCATCCTGGCCTGGGCTCTGCTCTACCTGATCTTCTCCTTCAGCGCCCAGCTCCCCTGGGCCAGCTGCAACAACTACTGGAACACAG ACAACTGTTTAGACTTTTCATCACAAAATGGCACCAACGAATGGATCAACCAGACTGGCTCCACCTCTGCTGCCACTGAATTCTGGGA AAGACGAGTGCTTGCTATCTCAGGGGGAATTGTGGAGATGGGCGGCATCAGGTGGGAGGTGCTGTTGTGTCTAATCGCCATGTGGATCATCTGCTACTTTTGTATCTGGAAAGGGGTCAAGTCTACAGGAAAG gtggtgtatttcactgctACCTTCCCCTACATGATGTTGCTCATTCTTTTGATCCGTGGTCTCTCTCTTCCTGGGGCTCTACAAGGAGTTTTGTATTATCTTCTGCCTGAACCGTCACGACTCACAGACCCTCAG GTTTGGATGGAGGCCGGGGCTCAGATCTTCTTTTCGTACAGTGTGGGTGTGGGCTCTTTAATTGTGCTGGGCAGCTACAACacccacaacaacaactgctACAA AGActgtctgtggctgtgtttACTGAACAGTGGCACCAGTGTGGTAGCTGGGTTTGCAGTCTTCTCTGTACTGGGTTTCATGGCTAACGAGCAGGGTGTTCCCATTACACATGTGGCCGAGTCAG GCCCAGGCTTGGCATTCATTGCATACCCTCAGGCTGTAGCCATGATGCCTGTGCCCCAGCTGTGGTCCATCTGTTTCTTCGCCATGCTCATTCTCTTGGGTCTGGACACACAA TTTGTTGCAATGGAGGTGGTGATGACATCCATCTCAGATATGTTTCCCACAGCAATGCGCAAGACAGGCCGACGGGAACGtttgctcctcctcttctgcctcatATGCTTCCTCTCTCAGCTTGTCATGATCACTGAG GGAGGGATGTATGTGTTCCAGTTGTTTGACTACTACGCTTGTAATGGAGCCTGcatcctctttctctgtgtgtttgaaagccTGGCAATTGGATGGCTATTTG GGGCAGAACGGCTGTGTGGCATCATAAAAGACATGACAGGTGTGTACGCCAACCCGTTCTTTAAGGTCTGCTGGCTTTACCTCACTCCGCTGGTCTCACTG GgctcttttatttgttctttagTTTGGTACCAGCCTCTGACCTTTAATCGCTGGTACGTGTACCCATCCTGGGCATACGTGCTGGGCTGGGTGCTggccctctcctccatcctgctTGTGCCTGCATGGGCGCTGTATAAGCTGGGAACTGGCACTGGGAATTTGAGACAG CGCTTCCGTCATCTGAGCCAGCCTGATCTTCACTGCTCGCCGACATAA
- the vwa7 gene encoding von Willebrand factor A domain-containing protein 7: MGSQDRRRMWKRSGNHTHWFILAYLLLLAVPCMGFLPDFWSRVLTLSWDSHTHQYITEQSILNVTLETLRDTKKHQRHHAEEQTRLGRGFWRAVGEVVKSNAAMDFLSSTRSDPVYHFDSERVDSAMAMLRQFWAQTLLSVRAKEYQSARHSLGQLFHSLQDFYSHSNWVELGQRSIYLHLLQPEEPAIPVAEEGTPTCMECFSRTCRGNLLPRLTNTQQDSRLLTTGYFSTSPPKPEGKCSHGGILDSSRNMGAKGGINKDSTSPFFSPHHYLHVEAATLATEATLSVLRDLRDTVGHKTFLRLFSVKQVPALVFVMDTTGSMFEEITAARLRAHSIIQSRASSPGQPGIYLLVPFHDPEVGPVHETDDPNEFMQHMENLMALGGGDEPEMCFSAIQLALTHSPPLSDIFVFTDASPKDAHLFDAVKALALEKQSKVTFLLTEDPNYTTESRGRRRRRTRSREELSPDRFSLYSSLSTLSGGLTIFTTNSDIHDVSTIVDDNTAADKVTLLHVQSDQELMSSHSFRVDSSVKNVTLHVTGNLIECTLTSPSDQSQSLLSEQGPLAELEHFVGLYRISLLSPVQPGQWKLQAKRDGNLTFNVIGDSSVDFLYYFATVTNETHPGLARVEGSPVAGVPAFLVLAVTGLAPDEEASFSHVMLLGADGQSLQQVKLNSSSSSSSSSVEELVGRVDSVPRVPFCVRLTGRDSRGNKLERVSTEMVQPTHVQIQVSTVPRLVPGHSTMVGFDILNHGPARLFSLSADDDCGYLQKRGPHRFHVAEHGSFRGQVDLHTPATARTGATVTLTLTVRALDSPDSNYAVAYLTVVPPDPDTSPPSCSTARVQSTCSSICNESSWSVSLVVSDRGRSGLAALHLQKGEGVLTLFHSPPPTEDSLVKAQPSSDQQQAHRDETASEGHHHHHHHHHPKARLEKGDPPLNVSEWVMGSSQPLWVRYTSSCCSAQAELLVWDTAGNMKRCHLTSGQQRQLSDRSTETSGAGRITLTTGIFLSTWGLLWSSLL, encoded by the exons ATGGGGTCAcaggacagaagaagaatgtgGAAAAGAAGTGGGAATCATACACACTGGTTTATTCTTGCTTATCTTCTCCTCCTGGCTGTACCATGCATGGGCTTCCTCCCAGACTTTTGGTCTCGAGTGTTAACGTTGTCCTGGGACTCGCACACACACCAGTACATCACAGAGCAATCTATTCTCAATGTCACGCTGGAGACTCTGAGGGACaccaaaaaacaccaaagaCACCATGCAGAGGAACAG ACCAGACTCGGCCGCGGCTTCTGGAGAGCCGTGGGTGAGGTGGTGAAGTCCAATGCAGCCATGGACTTCCTGAGCTCCACCAGGTCTGACCCGGTGTACCACTTTGATTCAGAGCGCGTGGACAGCGCTATGGCGATGTTACGGCAGTTCTGGGCTCAGACTCTGCTCTCAGTTCGGGCCAAAGAGTACCAAAGTGCTCGTCACAGCTTGGGCCAACTGTTTCACTCCTTGCAG GACTTCTACAGCCACAGTAACTGGGTTGAACTGGGCCAGCGCTCCATttacctccacctgctgcagccagaggagCCTGCCATCCCTGTGGCTGAAG AGGGCACTCCCACCTGTATGGAATGCTTCAGCCGTACCTGTCGAGGCAACCTACTGCCaagactgacaaacacacagcaagacTCCCGCCTGCTCACCACTGGCTACTTCAGCACCTCACCTCCAAAACCCGAGG gcAAATGTAGTCATGGGGGTATTCTGGATAGTAGCCGCAATATGGGGGCCAAAGGGGGCATCAACAAGGACAGCACCTCACCTTTCTTCTCCCCTCACCATTACCTCCATGTGGAAGCAGCCACTTTGGCTACTGAGGCCACCCTGAGTGTACTGCGAGACCTCAGGGACACTGTGGGCCACAAAACCTTCCTCAG GCTCTTCAGCGTGAAGCAGGTCCCTGCATTGGTGTTTGTCATGGACACCACAGGCAGCATGTTTGAGGAGATCACTGCCGCTCGCCTCCGCGCCCACTCCATCATCCAGAGCCGAGCCAGCAGCCCTGGGCAGCCTGGCATCTATCTGCTTGTGCCCTTCCATGACCCAG AGGTGGGGCCAGTGCATGAGACAGATGACCCAAATGAGTTTATGCAGCATATGGAGAACCTGATGGCGCTGGGAGGAGGAGACGAGCCAGAAATGTGCTTCTCTGCCATTCAG CTGGCACTCACTCACAGTCCACCGCTGTCAGACATCTTTGTATTCACTGATGCTTCCCCTAAAGACGCCCACCTGTTTGATGCGGTGAAGGCTCTCGCACTTGAGAAACAGAGCAAG GTGACGTTTCTCCTAACTGAAGACCCCAACTAcacaacagagagcagagggaggaggaggagaaggacgAGGAGTAGGGAGGAGCTGTCCCCTGATCGTTTCTCTCTCTACTCTTCCCTGTCCACCTTGTCAGGGGGACTGACAATATTCACCACCAACTCTGACATCCATGATGTCTCTACCATAGTGGACGACAACACAGCCGCTGACAAG GTGACCCTCCTCCATGTGCAAAGTGACCAAGAGTTGATGTCCTCCCATTCCTTCAGAGTCGACAGCTCAGTCAAAAATGTCACACTACACGTCACTGGCAACCTGATAGAGTGTACCCTTACCAGTCCATCAG acCAAAGCCAGTCTCTGTTGAGTGAACAGGGCCCTCTGGCAGAGTTGGAGCACTTCGTGGGTCTGTACCGCATCAGCCTGCTCTCTCCTGTACAGCCAGGCCAGTGGAAACTCCAAGCCAAGCGTGACGGAAACCTCACATTCAATGTAATAg GTGACAGCAGCGTGGATTTCCTGTATTACTTTGCCACTGTAACCAATGAGACACATCCAGGTCTGGCCAGGGTGGAGGGTAGTCCAGTAGCAG GTGTCCCTGCCTTTCTGGTGCTGGCTGTGACAGGTCTGGCTCCAGATGAGGAAGCGTCTTTCAGTCACGTGATGCTGCTGGGAGCTGATGGCCAGAGCCTCCAGCAGGTGAAGCTGAactcctcctcgtcttcatcgTCCTCCTCTGTGGAGGAGCTGGTAGGACGGGTGGACTCCGTTCCAAGAGTCCCGTTCTGTGTTCGACTGACAGGCcgagacagcagaggaaacaagcTGGAGAGGGTTTCCACAGAGATGGTTCAGCCCACTCACGTTCAGATACAG GTGTCGACTGTCCCCCGCCTGGTACCTGGTCACAGCACAATGGTGGGCTTTGACATCCTGAACCATGGCCCGGCCCGACTCTTCAGTCTGTCAGCTGATGATGACTGTGGTTATCTTCAGAAGAGAGGACCTCACAG gtTCCATGTTGCAGAGCATGGATCTTTCCGTGGTCAGGTGGACCTCCACACTCCTGCCACAGCTCGGACAGGAGCCACTGTCACCCTTACGCTCACTGTGCGTGCTCTTGACTCTCCAGACTCAAATTATGCAGTGGCCTACTTGACGGTGGTCCCCCCG gATCCTGACACGTCCCCACCGTCCTGCTCCACTGCACGAGTACAGTCCACCTGTTCTTCCATTTGCAATGAGTCCAGCTGGAGTGTGTCTCTGGTAGTGTCAGACAGGGGGCGCTCTGGTCTCGCTGCCCTCCACCTACAAAAGGGTGAAGGTGTTCTAACTTTATTCCATAGCCCCCCACCCACAGAAGACAGCCTGGTTAAGGCCCAGCCCAGCAGTGACCAACAACAGGCCCACAGGGACGAGACAGCCAGTGAaggccaccaccatcaccatcaccatcaccaccccAAAGCCAGATTAGAGAAAGGGGACCCCCCTTTGAATGTATCTGAATGGGTCATGGGCTCATCTCAGCCACTGTGGGTGAGGTACAcgtccagctgctgctctgctcaggcagagctgctggtgtgggACACAGCTGGAAACATGAAGCGCTGCCATCTAACATCTGGCCAGCAAAGGCAGCTAAGTGACAGGAGTACAGAAACCAGTGGTGCTGGACGGATCACACTCACAACAGGCATCTTCTTATCAACATGGGGTCTGCTGTGGTCTTCTCTGCTATAG